The Chitinophagaceae bacterium sequence CAGACAATGGGTAATCCCATAGTGGTTTCTTTTGTAAAAAATGCAAACAAAAAGAAAAATAAATGTAAAAAATAAAAAAATATTTTCTTTTTCTGCAAAAATTCAAAAAAATAAATGAGAGAAAGAAGTATAAAAATGCTCAAAAGAGAATCATTACGTCCAAATATCCACGCAACCGCCTGAGCAAACAAAGGATGGACTGTAAAAAGAAGTGTAGTTAAAAATGCAAATACTTTTTCAAAATGTAATACCCGTAAAAGTTTATATAAAAGACAGCATGCCAAAATATGATAGAGTATATTAGATACATGATAGAAAAGAGGTGATGTTTTCCCTATTTGAAAATCTATAATAAAAGATCCAAAAAGAACGGGTCTATAATAATCTAATAGTTTAGAATGCACGAATCCTTTCCACAGATTTGATATTTCACTAAAATATGCTTGCTGTTCTACTATATATCCCGAGTCATCAAAATCAACATATACAAAAAAAATTGCTGAAAAATACAAAATAAAAGAAACAATAAAAATAATACCGTAGTACCATTTTTCTGAAATATCACGGAGCAAAAAAGTTCCTGTATTATATATTTTTTTTTCTGTATTTGATTCTTTCGGAGAATATTTTTCGTATCCTTTATTTTTTGGTTTTTGGTGAATATGTTTCATAAGTATTAAAAAAATAGAAAGTGTATTTTTCCTAAAAAATTATGGTAAAAATTTTGGAATAAGGGAGTCGTTTTCAGATGGTATTCATATATTATTAGGATAATGCTTCCATCTGTTATGAGACCAAAGCCAATACTCTGGTTTTTCATATATTTGCTGTTCTAAAAATTTCGCAAACATAGGTAAAATAGAAATAGTGTCTTTATTTTTTTTATTGTATGGTGGCGAAGAAAGGGGGATTATCTCTATCTCGTAGTATCCTCTTTTAATAGGATTTACTTTTATATATACAGATGGGAATCCTGTAATTTTAGGAAGATTTTCTACACCTTTATAAAAAGGGGTTTGCATACCCAAAAAATCTATCCAATCTTTTGGAACCCCTAATTCAGGAGATTGGTCGGCTACTATTCCATAAATACAAGGAGTCGTATTATTTTTTATTATTTCTCTTACAGCTTTATCTTTTTCTATGACTTTTCCTCCTTTACTAGCCCGAATAAGCATCATAAGTTTTTCAAAAAAAGGAGAGCGAATTTTTTTATAAACCACATGCACAGGGTATCCTAATTGTAGAGTGCCTGCAAGAGAAATAAGTTCCCAATTTCCATAATGAGAAGTAAGAGCTATTATTGGCTTCTGTTCTTTTTGTACTATATGTTTTATATATTCGGGATTGATATATTTTCCTCTTTTACAAAGCTCCGCATCACTTATCGTCATAAGTTTTATGGTTTCTACTACAATATCTCCCATATAGTAATAAAACTTTTTATATATTTTTTGTATATCTTGTTCATTTTTGTGAGGAAATACTTTTTTTATATTCTCTAAAATTATTTTTTTTCTATACCGAAAAAAATAATAATTGAAAAAACCAATCCAAAAAGATAGTACATACAAAACCGAAAAAGGAAGACGAGAAAAAAATCTCAGAAACCACATAATACTCTTTCTATTATTTTATTTGTAAAAAAGAGAGTGTTTTGCACTCACACAAAAATACCATCCTTGCAAAATTACCTCGAAAAGCTGCTTTTGAAACATTATAATAATGACTTTTCGTAGTAAAATCGCTTATATTTTTTATTTTTTATACACTATTGGATCCTTTATCTTCACAATGTATGTATCATTTTTAGGCGTTAACTTACCAATAGGAGATAAATCATATCCATGTTTTCTCATAAAGTTTTCAAACTCAATTCTAAAAATGACATCTACGGCTATAAGAAGCCCACCACATGTTTGAGGATCTGTAAGAATCACTCTTTGATTTTTAGATAAATAAGGTGCTACTTTTTCAGAATAACTGTCCCAGTTTCTATCCGAACTACCGGTAACAAATCCATCATTTATATACTGATCTATAAATGGTAGAATAGGTATTTTATCAAAATCTATTTCCGCAGAAAGATCACTAGCCTCGCAGAGCTCTATAAGATGTCCTAAAAACCCAAACCCTGTAACATCTGTCATCGCTTCTACATATTTTTGACCACCCAAAAACTCTCCTACTGTATTAAAAGTATACAGTAATTTTTTGACTTCTTCAAAATGTTTTTCATCTGCCGCCATTTTTTTATTGGCATTAGCCATAATACCAATTCCTAAAGGCTTAGTAAGATAGAGAATGGAATTTTTTTTACCATGAGAATTTGTTTTAATATTAGGAATAGTAGAAATTCCTGTAACAGCAAGTCCAAAAATTGGTTCCATAGTATCTATACTATGCCCTCCAGCTATTGGTATATTTACGGATTCACACGCCTTCTTTGCTCCATCCATAACTTTTGCCGCAATATCTACATCTAACAAGTCAACAGGCCATCCTAATGTAGCTAAAGCCATTATAGGTTTACCGCCCATAGCATATATATCGTTAATAGCATTGACAGAGGCAATATACCCAAAATCAAAAGGGTTATCTACTATTGGGGTAAAGAAATCAGTAGTACTTAATATACAAATACCCCCACCAATATCATATACCGCAGCATCATCGTTAGTTTTATTTCCTATAAGTAATGCAGGATAATATTTCGTATCTAATTCTTTTTTTATAATGGATTCTAACATAAGCGGTGATATTTTACAACCGCATCCCCCCCCGTGTGTATACTGTGTTAATCTTATTGTTTCTTCTTTCATACTATCTGATTTAATAATCTAATTATATTCTTGTATTTATAGCTAAATTAAAAATAAAAAAATCTATATACTTTTCAGTAAATAAAACCACTTAGTTATAACTTCACTTAATAATTTTATTTAAAATACTTTTTTTTGAAAAATTTAGAATTTTATTTAGATTTTTACAATACAGAATATTATAAATGATATAAAATTGCTTTTTTTTTATAAAATTCTCATTTTATGTTTTAATAATCTTTAAGAAATTAAAAAACGCAAAAAATCATTTTTTGTTTTGAATAAAGATAGATTTAAAAACCACACTTAAATACATTACATCCTAAAATACATTCATAATTTATTATTTAAAAATGCACAAAATATTTATAGCATGGTATATTCCATGTTTTGGAATATTTCACGTAGAAGCACAAAGTAAATCTACAAATCAAAGGTTATATGACACAGTACCCTATATTATAGAGCATAATAAAAATCGTCAAGATATGTTTGCAAAAGAAAAAAATATAATAGGAGCAACTGTTTTTTTAGGCAACAGTATTACAGAAGGAGGAAATTGGAAAAAAATGCTATCCGATAGCACAGTTGTAAATAGAGGTATCGGAGGAGACATAACTTTTGGTATATTACAGAGATTACCCGAAATAATAGAAAAAAAACCTTCTAAATTATTTCTAAAAATAGGAATTAATGACATAGCAAAAGATATTCCTGATACAGTAATTGCCGAAAACGTAAGAAAAATCATACTCATATTCCAAAAAAAATCACCTAAAACACAAATATTTATACAAAGCATCTTACCCATAAACTCAAATTACCCTGGATTTCCTCAACATTACGATAAACAAGAACATGTTATCCTTACAAATAAATACTT is a genomic window containing:
- a CDS encoding lysophospholipid acyltransferase family protein — protein: MWFLRFFSRLPFSVLYVLSFWIGFFNYYFFRYRKKIILENIKKVFPHKNEQDIQKIYKKFYYYMGDIVVETIKLMTISDAELCKRGKYINPEYIKHIVQKEQKPIIALTSHYGNWELISLAGTLQLGYPVHVVYKKIRSPFFEKLMMLIRASKGGKVIEKDKAVREIIKNNTTPCIYGIVADQSPELGVPKDWIDFLGMQTPFYKGVENLPKITGFPSVYIKVNPIKRGYYEIEIIPLSSPPYNKKNKDTISILPMFAKFLEQQIYEKPEYWLWSHNRWKHYPNNI
- a CDS encoding GDSL-type esterase/lipase family protein; translation: MHKIFIAWYIPCFGIFHVEAQSKSTNQRLYDTVPYIIEHNKNRQDMFAKEKNIIGATVFLGNSITEGGNWKKMLSDSTVVNRGIGGDITFGILQRLPEIIEKKPSKLFLKIGINDIAKDIPDTVIAENVRKIILIFQKKSPKTQIFIQSILPINSNYPGFPQHYDKQEHVILTNKYLKDITKDTGVTFIDLFPYFLDSQKLLDKKYTYDGLHLNQEGYNLWTHILKKNGYL
- the selD gene encoding selenide, water dikinase SelD, encoding MKEETIRLTQYTHGGGCGCKISPLMLESIIKKELDTKYYPALLIGNKTNDDAAVYDIGGGICILSTTDFFTPIVDNPFDFGYIASVNAINDIYAMGGKPIMALATLGWPVDLLDVDIAAKVMDGAKKACESVNIPIAGGHSIDTMEPIFGLAVTGISTIPNIKTNSHGKKNSILYLTKPLGIGIMANANKKMAADEKHFEEVKKLLYTFNTVGEFLGGQKYVEAMTDVTGFGFLGHLIELCEASDLSAEIDFDKIPILPFIDQYINDGFVTGSSDRNWDSYSEKVAPYLSKNQRVILTDPQTCGGLLIAVDVIFRIEFENFMRKHGYDLSPIGKLTPKNDTYIVKIKDPIVYKK